The Cloeon dipterum chromosome 3, ieCloDipt1.1, whole genome shotgun sequence genome includes a region encoding these proteins:
- the LOC135938437 gene encoding sialate O-acetylesterase-like has product MQNLLLFSALVAYALLQTCDAQSFRLSNTFQSNMMLQQSPKRARIWGYGQIGATVLISFEQFSDSVTIGGNATWSFIIPAHVSGGPHSILIEHNARIGLKESALLENVYFGDIWLCAGEGNMELPMKDILDSTTEIENVMQYSSKIWTAKLQPSTASRELNEPYPYNQAWSQLKAENVPEFSALCLLYATRLLDQVPDHPPIGLIQATYASSNIEGWISTRVIDVCNTTQSPEFGQGLVEESSIWNAMIHPLTSNSIRGVIWHQGESNVQYNLPYYTCQFKNLTFDWADTFFDGTVPTTPEGWYFPFGFVQLGPMEGENDQLVSDLRLHQTFDTEVAPNNFNNETFMAPAYDLYDPSSPFGSVYFRDKQTVARRLAHSFVFLYYDRFDLEFVGPIPSIRRDDLTMCTVTYSWQVQFNGQAGDPSGFYFRRLDGVWVEAPIYNVTSDTLTYMIEETATEMAYGWSAKPCDYKSCPVYSTDRGPDGLPAIIMSFPLFKSP; this is encoded by the exons ATGCAAAATTTGCTCCTTTTCTCTGCATTGGTAGCGTATGCTTTGCTACAGACAT GCGATGCTCAAAGCTTCCGCCTATCTAACACCTTTCAGAGCAACATGATGCTTCAGCAAAGTCCAAAAAGGGCTCGAATTTGGGGGTATGGCCAAATTGGCGCCACGGTGCTAATTAGTTTTGAACAGTTCAGCGATTCAGTCACGATTGGAG GCAACGCTACGTGGTCTTTCATTATACCCGCGCACGTATCGGGAGGCCCGCACTCAATTTTGATAGAACACAATGCACGG ATAGGTCTCAAAGAGAGCGCGCTGTtggaaaatgtatattttggGGATATTTGGCTCTGTGCTGGCGAAGGAAACATGGAGCTCCCAATGaaagat attttagaTTCCACGACTGAAATTGAGAACGTGATGCAATACAGTAGCAAAATCTGGACTGCGAAGCTCCAGCCGAGCACCGCAAGCAGAGAACTCAATGAACCTTATCCATACAATCAGGCTTGGAGCCAACTGAAGGCGGAAAACGTGCCTGAATTTTCTGCCCTGTGCTTGCTGTACGCGACCAGATTGCTGGACCAAGTGCCTGACCATCCGCCGATCGGGCTGATACAGGCGACGTACGCCAGTTCGAATATCGAAGGCTGGATTTCCACGCGGGTGATCGATGTGTGCAACACCACACAGAGCCCCGA atttgGACAAGGTCTGGTGGAAGAGAGCTCAATTTGGAACGCAATGATCCATCCCCTCACGTCTAATTCCATTAGAGGAGTTATCTGGCACCAag GCGAGAGCAACGTGCAGTACAACCTGCCTTACTATACGtgtcagtttaaaaatttgacatttgaCTGGGCAGACACGTTCTTTGACGGAACAGTCCCAACGACTCCCGAGGGCTGGTATTTCCCATTTGGATTCGTGCAG CTCGGCCCGATGGAAGGCGAAAATGATCAACTGGTGTCTGACCTCCGTTTGCACCAGACTTTTGATACGGAAGTGGCGCCGAATAACTTTAACAATGAAACATTTATGGCACCTGCTTACGACCTTTACGACCCTTCGTCTCCCTTTGGAAG TGTCTACTTCCGTGACAAGCAAACGGTCGCAAGAAGACTTGCCCACTCTTTCGTGTTTCTTTACTACGACAGGTTCGACCTCGAATTCGTTGGGCCCATt CCTTCCATTCGAAGAGATGATCTTACAATGTGCACAGTTACGTACAGCTGGCAGGTTCAGTTTAACGGACAAGCGGGTGACCCTTCAGGATTCTAT TTCAGACGGCTTGATGGTGTATGGGTGGAGGCACCCATTTACAACGTGACCTCTGACACATTGACCTATATGATCGAGGAAACTGCGACAGAAATGGCGTATGGGTGGTCAGCTAAGCCGTGCGACTACAAATCATGTCCCGTTTACTCCACCGACCGAGGACCTGATGGATTGCCGGCCATAATCATGTCATTCCCTTTGTTCAAGAGcccttaa
- the smid gene encoding nuclear valosin-containing protein-like: MTDRGSPKASGSSNVEEADTSGGVTIEDEEVIDPADDSQGDTCRESPNSKKVKPKSKSYFVDRILLERICRYVRKLQQNGDDRTIHVNDVINYLIRAYPEYERKKKDIFRRAVESALKSILENLTEESSDSDIEAAEDDGSPEAVIAEANKKCSNSMLDQLYLKKAQARNESKVQELIDITSSEDESPPRSIFAPLAEPPRVSIIRNTVAPPGKPAVAQSSQKVSQVPNASSSASKKRKSPLDESSSASQKASNPSKRKKIANEAKVSTVTFNDVGGNENCLKEVCQLLVHIKHPEVYNQIGVTPPRGFLLHGPPGCGKTLLANAIAGELGIPLMKVAATELVAGLSGESEERIRELFENAKAMSPCVLFLDEIDAIAPHRANAQREMERRIVAQLLMSMDELSSSDGQVIVVGATNRPDSLDPALRRAGRFDREVSLGIPNEKARISILNVLCAKLRFSPDLSMEELGKLTPGFVGADLNSLAREAAMAAVNRLLFSLKGQAKSTASTSKSDDPAPTENGLEHPEECGEKKLNKLTLEDLVEWLKDKPPLTPEQLAKLQIERQDFIVALKKVQPSAKREGFATVPDVTWNDIGSLKDIREELKMTVLAPVQFSEEFEKLGLSTPAGVLLCGPPGCGKTLLAKAVANEAGINFISVKGPELLNMYVGESERAVRQCFQRAKNSAPCVIFFDELDSLCPKRSESGEGGASMRVVNQMLTEMDGIEGRQGVFLMAATNRPDIVDPAVLRPGRLDKILYVGLPDEDDRIDILKALTKNGTRPPLSDDVSLEELGKDDNTGGYTGADLAALVREASLALVKEATLNKSSAKALLVEQRHFQTAVQKLRPSVSDADKVRYERLKILYGPKN; encoded by the exons ATGACAGACAGAGGATCACCGAAAGCAAGTGGTTCCTCCAACGTCGAGGAAGCTGACACGAGCGGTGGAGTTACCATTGAGGATGAGGAGGTTATAGATCCTGCGGACGACAGCCAGGGGGACACGTGCAGAGAGTCGCCAAACTCTAAGAAAGTGAAGCCAAAGTCTAAATCTTACTTTGTTGACAGGATACTCTTGGAGAGGATTTGTAGG tATGTGCGGAAACTTCAGCAGAATGGAGACGATAGAACGATTCATGTAAATGATGTCATCAATTATTTGATTCGAGCGTACCCTGAGTatgagaggaaaaagaaagaCATTTTCAGACGAGCCGTTGAGTCGG CTTTGAAATCAATTCTGGAAAATCTAACTGAAGAAAGCAGTGACTCTGACATTGAGGCAGCGGAGGATGATGGAAGCCCAGAGGCAGTTATTGCCGAGGCTAATAAG AAGTGCTCCAATAGCATGTTGGACCAACTATATTTGAAGAAAGCTCAAGCCAG AAATGAGAGCAAGGTGCAAGAGCTGATAGACATCACAAGTTCAGAAGATGAAAGCCCTCCGAGGTCTATTTTTGCTCCTCTAGCAGAGCCTCCAAGAGTGAGCATCATCAGAAACACAGTTGCGCCTCCTGGAAAACCTGCTGTTGCTCAATCATCTCAGAAAGTGTCTCAG GTACCAAATGCATCCTCAAGTGCTTCAAAGAAGCGTAAAAGCCCTCTTGATGAAAGCAGCTCTGCGTCTCAAAAGGCTTCAAATCCttctaaaaggaaaaaaattgctaatgaAGCAAAGGTTTCAACTGTGACGTTTAATGATGTTGGTGGCAACGAGAACTGCCTGAAG GAAGTGTGCCAACTGTTAGTTCACATCAAACACCCAGAAGTGTACAATCAGATTGGTGTGACTCCTCCAAGAGGGTTTTTGCTGCACGGTCCTCCAGGTTGTGGCAAAACTTTGCTCGCAAATGCCATCGCTGGG GAGCTAGGCATCCCGCTGATGAAAGTTGCTGCCACTGAGCTCGTGGCTGGTCTTTCTGGAGAGTCTGAGGAGCGCATACGAGAGTTGTTCGAGAACGCCAAAGCCATGTCTCCTTGTGTTCTGTTCCTGGACGAAATTGATGCCATTGCTCCTCACAGAGCAAACGCCCAAAGAGAAATGGAGAGACGGATTGTTGCGCAGCTTCTTATGTCCATGGATG AGCTATCATCGAGTGATGGGCAGGTGATTGTAGTTGGAGCCACAAACAGACCTGACTCGCTGGATCCTGCTTTGCGCAGAGCTGGCAGATTTGATCGAGAGGTTTCTTTGGGAATTCCAAACGAAAAGGCACGAATCAGCATTTTGAATGTGCTTTGTGCCAAGTTGCGTTTCTCGCCTGACTTGAGCATGGAAGAACTGGGGAAACTCACTCCAGGATTTGTGGGTGCGGATTTGAATTCCTTGGCGCGAGAAGCAGCCATGGCTGCGGTCAACAG ATTACTATTTTCACTGAAAGGACAAGCAAAGTCTACTGCTTCTACCTCAAAATCAGATGACCCTGCTCCGACTGAAAATGGATTAGAACATCCTGAAGAATGCGGAGAGAAAAAGCTGAACAAACTCACTCTGGAAGACTTAGTGGAGTGGTTGAAGGACAAACCGCCGCTTACTCCAGAGCAGCTGGCCAAGCTGCAGATAGAGCGGCAAGATTTCATTGTGGCCTTGAAGAAGGTCCAGCCCTCAGCCAAGCGAGAGGGTTTTGCCACCGTTCCTGATGTCACGTGGAATGATATTGGCTCTCTCAAGGACATCAGAGAGGAGCTGAAAATGACAGTTTTG GCTCCAGTTCAATTTTCTGAAGAGTTTGAAAAGCTCGGATTGTCAACCCCAGCTGGTGTCTTATTATGCGGCCCACCAGGCTGCGGAAAAACTTTGCTGGCAAAGGCAGTTGCCAATGAAGCGGGCATCAATTTCATCTCAGTCAAAGGGCCTGAATTGCTGAATATG TATGTTGGTGAGAGTGAAAGGGCGGTCCGCCAGTGTTTCCAGAGGGCGAAAAACTCTGCTCCatgtgtaatattttttgacgaACTCGACTCGCTTTGCCCAAAACGATCAGAATCTGGAGAA gGAGGTGCCTCAATGCGAGTAGTAAATCAAATGCTGACAGAAATGGACGGCATTGAAGGCAGACAAGGCGTGTTTCTGATGGCGGCCACCAACAGACCAGACATTGTCGATCCTGCGGTTTTGCGACCTGGTCGATtagacaaaattttgtatgtgGGCTTGCCTGATGAGGATGACAGAATCGACATCCTCAAGGCCCTGACAAAG AACGGAACACGCCCTCCATTGTCTGATGATGTCTCGTTGGAAGAGCTGGGCAAAGACGACAACACGGGTGGCTACACTGGTGCAGATCTGGCCGCCTTGGTGCGTGAGGCTAGTTTAGCGCTCGTCAAAGAGGCCACGTTAAATAAAAGCTCTGCCAAAGCTCTGCTGGTCGAGCAGAGGCACTTCCAGACTGCCGTACAAAAACTCAGGCCTTCAGTTTCAGACGCG GATAAAGTGCGCTACGAGCGGCTGAAGATCCTGTAtggaccaaaaaattaa